One genomic window of Thioclava sp. GXIMD4216 includes the following:
- a CDS encoding PTS fructose transporter subunit IIA, which translates to MIGIVIVAHGGLAREYLAAVEHVVGPQMGIRAITIEDGHDRAEKQIEIRAAADSVDSGDGVVVVTDMFGASPSNLSLKACENCEREIIYGANLPLLIKLAKSRSLGVHAAVEAALDAGRKYINSYSAYGSREGMHGASGA; encoded by the coding sequence TTGATCGGGATCGTGATTGTCGCTCATGGTGGATTGGCCCGCGAGTATCTCGCGGCGGTGGAGCATGTCGTGGGGCCGCAGATGGGCATCCGCGCCATCACGATCGAGGATGGCCATGACCGCGCAGAAAAGCAGATCGAGATTCGGGCTGCGGCGGATTCTGTGGATAGCGGCGACGGAGTTGTCGTGGTGACCGATATGTTCGGCGCGTCCCCGTCCAATCTGAGCCTGAAAGCCTGCGAGAATTGCGAGCGCGAGATCATTTATGGTGCCAATTTGCCACTATTGATCAAGCTTGCGAAGTCCAGAAGCCTTGGTGTGCATGCCGCTGTCGAAGCGGCTCTTGATGCAGGGCGTAAATATATCAATAGTTACTCTGCCTATGGGAGCAGGGAAGGAATGCATGGCGCATCAGGAGCTTAA
- a CDS encoding lysophospholipid acyltransferase family protein yields the protein MNQMPQSELKGAGVTGQSSVLQRDRTAEDIRTDEGFQTVQKPYDKRRLSYAGTFSNPFKRLVIRLVEWATAKVQILRVIRQFEARGIPAGQAFWAQALEIMGVTVTTPAEEIARIPAKGPLVIVANHPHGLVDGMVLAEVIGRVRGDYKILTRNLLTGLPEIAQFMIPVPFAHEPNAREEGLKMRADAMLHLKRGGCIVLFPAGSVAASDSFFGPVVEKEWNPFTAKMVARSKAQVLPVRFPTHNSRLYQIANQLSATLRQSLLLYEIRAAFHKPQRPIIGHVKQPDEMAEALGNPRQWLADMREETLSLRG from the coding sequence ATGAACCAGATGCCGCAATCTGAGTTGAAAGGGGCCGGGGTGACGGGGCAGTCTTCTGTCTTGCAGCGCGACAGGACTGCCGAAGACATCCGGACAGACGAGGGGTTCCAGACGGTTCAGAAGCCCTATGACAAGCGCCGCCTGTCCTATGCGGGCACCTTCAGCAATCCGTTCAAACGTCTGGTGATCCGGCTTGTCGAGTGGGCCACAGCCAAGGTGCAGATCCTGCGTGTCATACGGCAGTTCGAAGCGCGCGGTATCCCTGCGGGGCAGGCCTTCTGGGCGCAGGCGTTGGAGATCATGGGGGTTACGGTGACGACGCCCGCCGAGGAGATCGCGCGTATTCCGGCCAAGGGGCCCTTGGTGATCGTGGCCAATCATCCGCATGGTCTGGTGGACGGGATGGTGCTGGCCGAGGTGATCGGGCGGGTGCGCGGGGATTACAAGATCCTGACACGCAATTTGCTGACCGGTCTTCCCGAGATCGCGCAATTCATGATCCCCGTGCCCTTCGCCCATGAACCGAATGCGCGAGAGGAGGGGTTGAAGATGCGGGCCGACGCCATGCTCCATCTCAAACGTGGCGGCTGTATCGTGTTGTTTCCGGCAGGGTCTGTGGCGGCCTCCGACAGTTTCTTCGGCCCGGTGGTCGAGAAAGAGTGGAACCCCTTTACCGCGAAAATGGTGGCGCGTTCGAAAGCGCAGGTGCTGCCGGTCCGCTTCCCGACGCATAATTCGCGGCTTTACCAGATTGCCAATCAGCTTTCCGCGACGTTGCGTCAGTCTTTGCTGCTTTACGAGATCCGCGCGGCGTTTCACAAGCCGCAGCGCCCTATTATCGGGCATGTCAAACAGCCCGACGAGATGGCAGAGGCGCTTGGCAATCCGCGTCAATGGCTTGCGGATATGCGCGAGGAAACGCTGTCCCTGCGCGGGTAA
- a CDS encoding phosphoenolpyruvate carboxykinase gives MIIGHVNPAQRLEDQGISGLGNVYYNLIEPALVEEALKRNEGTLGKGGAFYCTTGAHTGRSPKDKFVVRTPEVENTIWWENNNPMDEDKFDLLHADMLAHMAGRDYFVQDLFGGADPAHRLDVRVVSELAWHNLFIRTMLRRPERSELDSFVPEFTIVNCPSFKADPERHGCRSETVIALNFSKKLILIGNTEYAGENKKGVFSLLNYILPGNGIMPMHCSANHAIDNPDDAAIFFGLSGTGKTTLSASPSRTLIGDDEHGWSDEGIFNFEGGCYAKTINLSAEAEPEIYATCSMFGTVVENMTFDPETLDLNFEDNSITDNMRCAYPLHYISNASETSVGGSPKHVIMLTCDAYGVLPPIARLTPAQAMYHFLSGFTSKTPGTEIGVVEPIPTFSTCFGAPFMPRRPEVYGKLLAEKIAKNGASCWLVNTGWTGGKFGEGSRMPIKATRALLDAALDGSLDAVQFRKDPNFGFEVPVLVAGVDTKLLNPRDTWVDPNAYDAQAAKLVKMFSDNFEQYVPYIDDEVKAVAIG, from the coding sequence ATGATCATCGGACACGTGAACCCGGCACAGCGCCTGGAAGATCAAGGCATTTCTGGACTGGGCAATGTCTATTACAACCTGATCGAGCCGGCGCTGGTCGAAGAGGCGCTCAAACGCAATGAAGGCACCCTTGGTAAGGGCGGCGCATTCTATTGCACGACCGGTGCGCATACCGGCCGCTCGCCCAAAGACAAGTTTGTTGTCCGCACCCCCGAAGTTGAGAACACCATCTGGTGGGAAAACAACAATCCGATGGACGAAGACAAGTTCGATCTGCTGCATGCCGATATGCTCGCGCATATGGCGGGCCGCGACTACTTCGTGCAGGATCTGTTCGGCGGTGCCGATCCGGCGCATCGTCTTGATGTGCGCGTGGTATCCGAACTCGCATGGCACAACCTCTTCATCCGCACCATGCTGCGCCGCCCCGAGCGTTCCGAGCTGGACAGCTTTGTTCCGGAATTCACCATCGTGAACTGCCCGAGCTTCAAAGCCGACCCCGAACGCCACGGCTGCCGCTCGGAAACGGTGATCGCGCTGAACTTCTCGAAGAAGCTCATCCTCATCGGCAACACCGAATATGCGGGCGAAAACAAGAAGGGCGTGTTCTCCCTTCTCAACTACATCCTGCCCGGCAATGGCATCATGCCGATGCACTGCTCGGCCAACCACGCCATCGATAATCCCGATGATGCGGCCATCTTCTTCGGCCTGTCGGGCACCGGCAAGACCACGCTTTCGGCAAGCCCGTCGCGCACGCTGATCGGCGATGACGAGCATGGCTGGTCGGACGAGGGCATCTTCAACTTCGAAGGCGGCTGCTACGCGAAAACGATCAACCTCTCGGCCGAAGCCGAGCCCGAGATCTACGCAACCTGCTCGATGTTCGGCACCGTGGTCGAGAACATGACCTTCGATCCCGAGACGCTGGATCTCAACTTCGAAGACAACTCGATCACCGACAACATGCGCTGTGCCTACCCGCTGCATTACATCTCGAATGCGTCGGAAACCTCGGTCGGTGGCAGCCCCAAACACGTGATCATGCTGACCTGCGATGCCTATGGCGTTCTGCCGCCCATCGCACGTCTGACCCCTGCACAGGCCATGTATCACTTCCTTTCGGGCTTCACCTCGAAAACTCCGGGCACGGAAATCGGTGTGGTCGAGCCCATCCCGACCTTCTCCACCTGCTTCGGTGCGCCCTTCATGCCGCGTCGTCCGGAAGTCTACGGCAAGCTGCTGGCCGAGAAGATCGCAAAGAACGGTGCATCCTGCTGGCTGGTGAACACCGGTTGGACCGGTGGCAAGTTCGGCGAAGGCTCGCGTATGCCCATCAAGGCCACCCGCGCGCTTCTCGATGCCGCACTCGACGGGTCGCTGGATGCGGTCCAGTTCCGCAAAGATCCGAATTTCGGCTTCGAAGTTCCGGTTCTGGTGGCTGGCGTTGACACCAAGCTTCTGAACCCGCGCGACACGTGGGTCGACCCGAACGCCTATGACGCGCAGGCCGCCAAACTGGTGAAAATGTTCTCGGACAATTTCGAGCAATATGTTCCCTATATCGACGACGAAGTGAAAGCCGTCGCGATCGGCTGA
- a CDS encoding HPr family phosphocarrier protein produces the protein MAHQELKIINEKGLHARASAKFVEVVERFDARAEVSKDGMSVSGDSIMGLLMLAASRGTSIEVQTSGPEADALMQALSALVGDYFGEGF, from the coding sequence ATGGCGCATCAGGAGCTTAAGATCATAAACGAGAAGGGGCTGCATGCGCGTGCCTCTGCCAAATTCGTTGAGGTCGTTGAAAGGTTCGACGCCCGTGCCGAGGTCTCGAAAGACGGGATGAGTGTGTCGGGGGATTCTATCATGGGGCTGTTGATGCTGGCTGCTTCACGTGGAACGTCGATCGAGGTTCAGACAAGCGGACCGGAAGCCGACGCGCTGATGCAGGCGCTTTCCGCCCTTGTGGGCGACTATTTCGGCGAGGGGTTCTAG
- the rapZ gene encoding RNase adapter RapZ, which translates to MTEAAHCGTDERSQRVVLVTGPSGAGRSTAIAALEDLGYETIDNLPLSMVPRVLDGPVLQPIALGIDVRNREFSATRLIELIDRLTREPEIQLEVLYMDADAAVLQRRYSETRRRHPLSPDDAPEEGILREIDLLVPIRVRADILIDSSTMTVHDARAEINRLFDQRKTAGLAVSVHSFSYKRGVPRGLDVMFDCRFLANPHWQPELRPKDGRDPSVAAHVAADPRYRDFFDKVMGLLLFTLPAHVEEGKTHLAVGFGCTGGKHRSVALTEAVSGALAEAGWHVSKRHRELERRGVELPASGTGNGA; encoded by the coding sequence GTGACCGAAGCGGCCCATTGTGGAACAGACGAGCGAAGCCAGCGCGTTGTGCTGGTCACCGGCCCTTCGGGAGCGGGGCGATCGACTGCGATTGCGGCGCTTGAGGATCTTGGTTACGAGACCATCGACAATCTTCCGCTTTCGATGGTGCCGCGTGTGCTGGACGGGCCGGTGCTCCAGCCGATTGCGTTGGGAATCGATGTCCGGAACCGCGAGTTCAGTGCAACCCGTTTGATCGAGTTGATCGACCGCCTGACGCGCGAGCCCGAGATCCAGCTCGAAGTGCTTTACATGGATGCGGACGCAGCCGTTCTGCAGCGCCGTTACTCCGAGACGCGCCGCCGTCATCCGCTGTCGCCCGATGATGCGCCCGAAGAAGGCATCCTGCGCGAGATTGATCTGTTGGTGCCGATCCGTGTGCGGGCGGATATCCTGATCGACAGTTCCACGATGACGGTCCATGATGCCCGCGCCGAGATCAATCGCCTGTTCGATCAGCGCAAGACGGCAGGATTGGCGGTCTCGGTGCATAGTTTCAGCTATAAGCGTGGGGTGCCGCGCGGGCTTGATGTGATGTTCGATTGCCGCTTTCTGGCCAATCCGCATTGGCAACCGGAATTGCGGCCCAAGGACGGGCGTGACCCGTCTGTGGCCGCACATGTGGCCGCAGATCCACGCTATCGTGACTTCTTCGACAAGGTGATGGGGCTTCTTCTTTTCACTTTGCCTGCCCATGTTGAGGAAGGGAAAACACATTTGGCCGTAGGCTTTGGATGTACAGGGGGCAAACACCGCTCGGTTGCCCTGACGGAAGCTGTCTCTGGTGCTCTTGCAGAGGCGGGGTGGCACGTGTCTAAACGCCACAGAGAATTGGAACGGCGGGGGGTAGAGCTGCCCGCATCTGGAACGGGAAACGGCGCTTGA
- a CDS encoding response regulator transcription factor, with the protein MSRIALVDDDRNILTSVAMTLEAEGFDVETYNDGQAALDAFNKRLPDMAVLDIKMPRMDGMDLLQRLRQKTTMPVIFLTSKDDEIDEVLGLRMGADDYVKKPFSQRLLVERIRALLRRQDALEGRTETAVTEETKVITRGALVMDPLRHSVSWKGKDVTLTVTEFLLLQALAQRPGFVKSRDQLMDVAYDDQVYVDDRTIDSHIKRLRKKMRSVDEDFSAIETLYGIGYRYNEE; encoded by the coding sequence ATGTCGCGAATTGCTTTGGTCGATGATGATCGCAATATTCTTACATCGGTAGCCATGACCCTTGAGGCGGAAGGCTTCGATGTCGAGACCTATAATGACGGTCAGGCAGCACTGGATGCGTTCAACAAACGTCTCCCCGATATGGCCGTGCTGGATATCAAGATGCCCCGTATGGACGGGATGGATCTGTTGCAGCGTCTGCGCCAGAAAACGACGATGCCCGTAATTTTCCTGACCTCGAAAGATGACGAGATCGACGAGGTTCTGGGGCTGCGTATGGGCGCGGATGACTATGTCAAAAAACCCTTCAGCCAGCGCCTTCTGGTCGAGCGGATCCGCGCGCTTTTGCGGCGTCAGGACGCGCTTGAGGGGCGGACGGAAACGGCTGTAACCGAAGAGACAAAGGTGATTACGCGTGGTGCGCTGGTGATGGACCCGCTGCGCCATTCGGTCAGCTGGAAGGGGAAGGACGTTACCCTGACCGTCACGGAATTCCTGCTGTTGCAGGCTCTGGCGCAGCGTCCGGGCTTTGTGAAATCGCGCGATCAGTTGATGGATGTGGCCTATGATGATCAGGTCTATGTCGATGACCGCACGATCGACAGCCATATCAAGCGCCTTCGCAAGAAAATGCGCAGCGTTGACGAGGATTTTTCGGCCATCGAAACGCTTTATGGCATCGGTTACCGTTATAACGAAGAATGA
- a CDS encoding HPr kinase/phosphatase C-terminal domain-containing protein, with the protein MSVRHNLHASCVALDAQHAVLIMGASGSGKSTLALRLMAFGAHLVADDRTDLRCESGQILASAPLAIRGRIEARGVGILSADALSNAILSLVVDLDRIETERLPPQRNISLYGVSLPLVLQAQHSHLDAAIWQFLKAGRVA; encoded by the coding sequence ATGAGTGTTCGCCACAATCTGCATGCAAGCTGTGTGGCCCTTGATGCGCAGCACGCTGTGCTGATTATGGGCGCGTCCGGCAGCGGGAAATCGACGCTCGCACTGCGGCTTATGGCCTTCGGGGCACATCTTGTCGCGGATGACAGAACCGACCTCCGATGCGAATCTGGACAGATACTGGCATCGGCGCCGTTGGCTATCCGCGGGCGCATAGAGGCGCGCGGCGTCGGGATTCTATCTGCGGATGCTTTGAGTAATGCAATTCTCTCTTTGGTTGTGGATCTTGACCGGATCGAGACAGAAAGGCTTCCGCCGCAGCGCAATATCTCTCTCTACGGGGTCTCTCTGCCTCTTGTGCTGCAGGCGCAACATAGTCATCTTGATGCAGCGATCTGGCAATTTCTGAAAGCCGGGAGAGTGGCGTGA
- a CDS encoding phospholipase D family protein, giving the protein MIFGILVLGLMAFLWLWTRTRLPERPDLPPEVLALPEKTRLAGIWPDLSISGVLPLPDGIEAFATRLKLIEMAEHSIEVQYYLWRPDTCGSLMLEALHKAAERGVRVRLLIDDNATKPIDARIAWMNAHPRIEVRLFNPFPLRGMRLLGYAMDFRRLNRRMHNKALVVDGRAAVVGGRNVGDEYYNDLARMGTFMDFDALVMGRAACEAREEFETYWNSEPTWPADTILPDRLLEDTRTGAAQNAERAKSEDAQNFLALLAETPTTEELEAGRPNLREAEVKLLYDAPEKVLGRARRRNLLFPNMHMAMGTPTTRFDIISPYFVPRNAGRRQLIKLAKAGVKVRVLTNSLASSDKPIVHTGYSGQRRKLLSGGVEIYEFAHDEHVKFRRGLIGHHRRGTSPFARTKLHAKILSVDTEKVFIGTFNFDPRSLLLNTEMGIVIHDKDWAEHLHKGFESVIPAAAWKLTREHKRIRWERTTDQGTEIWHHEPYTSWWQRFLIVAGSFLPIEWLL; this is encoded by the coding sequence ATGATTTTCGGTATTCTCGTCCTTGGCCTGATGGCTTTTCTCTGGCTCTGGACACGCACGCGCCTCCCCGAACGCCCCGACCTGCCCCCCGAGGTTCTCGCCTTGCCGGAAAAGACGCGGTTGGCAGGGATCTGGCCCGATCTCTCGATATCCGGTGTGCTTCCGCTTCCGGATGGCATCGAGGCCTTCGCGACCCGCCTCAAGCTGATCGAGATGGCCGAACATAGTATCGAGGTGCAATACTATCTGTGGCGTCCCGATACCTGCGGAAGCCTGATGTTGGAGGCCCTGCACAAAGCGGCGGAGCGCGGTGTGCGGGTGCGCCTTCTGATCGACGATAACGCGACCAAACCGATTGACGCGCGGATCGCGTGGATGAATGCCCATCCTCGGATCGAAGTGCGGCTTTTCAACCCCTTTCCGCTGCGCGGCATGCGGCTTCTGGGCTATGCAATGGATTTCCGGCGCCTGAACCGGCGCATGCATAACAAGGCGCTGGTGGTCGATGGGCGCGCCGCCGTGGTTGGCGGGCGCAATGTGGGGGATGAATATTACAATGATCTCGCCCGCATGGGCACCTTCATGGATTTCGACGCGCTCGTGATGGGCCGCGCCGCATGCGAGGCCCGCGAGGAATTCGAAACCTACTGGAATTCCGAACCGACATGGCCCGCAGACACCATCCTGCCCGACCGGCTGTTAGAGGACACCCGAACAGGCGCGGCGCAGAATGCAGAGCGCGCCAAAAGTGAGGATGCGCAGAACTTTCTGGCGCTTCTGGCCGAAACCCCGACCACGGAGGAACTGGAGGCAGGCCGCCCCAATCTGCGTGAAGCCGAGGTGAAGCTGCTTTATGACGCCCCCGAAAAGGTTCTGGGCCGCGCCCGTCGCCGCAATCTGCTGTTTCCCAATATGCATATGGCGATGGGCACGCCCACCACCCGTTTCGATATAATCTCGCCCTATTTCGTGCCGCGCAATGCGGGCCGCCGCCAGTTGATCAAGCTGGCCAAAGCAGGGGTGAAGGTGCGGGTACTGACCAATTCGCTGGCCTCCTCGGACAAGCCCATCGTCCATACCGGCTATTCGGGCCAGCGCCGCAAACTGCTGTCGGGCGGGGTGGAGATCTATGAATTCGCCCATGACGAACATGTCAAGTTCCGCCGTGGGCTGATCGGGCATCACCGCCGCGGGACCTCGCCCTTTGCGCGTACGAAACTGCATGCCAAAATCCTGTCTGTCGATACCGAGAAGGTCTTTATCGGCACCTTCAACTTCGATCCGCGTTCGCTTCTGCTGAATACCGAAATGGGGATCGTGATCCACGATAAGGACTGGGCGGAGCACTTGCATAAAGGCTTTGAAAGCGTCATTCCCGCCGCGGCATGGAAACTGACGCGCGAACACAAGCGCATCCGCTGGGAACGCACCACCGATCAGGGCACGGAAATCTGGCACCACGAGCCCTATACCTCGTGGTGGCAGCGTTTCCTGATCGTGGCAGGATCGTTCCTGCCGATCGAGTGGTTACTTTGA
- a CDS encoding sensor histidine kinase has protein sequence MSTKKRNTETTAVDLGEDWVAGSGAVDDGIAKRREKRSLISLNRSPLARKIITFNLLAMVVLVAGVLYLNPFRDSLVVQRENAIVVEAELIADVFEARLPKTAPVNLAAGDGIDVVDTLSGVQLPAGSALYVFDAAGNLLISSDDVATAPAADVTGRRDDTRSTLITDVLGRGWELASSLIHRGEGGAPVSTQVIAQDLNAELSPGVTRMDTRRDISGATIFSVATGIYQDNRIVGSIALTSAAGEIDHLVRVEREQVLQMFVIAIIVSIGLSLVLASTIANPISDLAAAAEIGSERHARKMSPSRVRIPDLSARPDEIGRLSGALRGMVTALYDRIDANEQFAADVSHEIKNPLASLRSAVASLRMVKKEEHREKLLDVIDHDVRRLDRLVSDISNASRLDSELVKEEEEAFDLIHTVDNLAQYLGAQAKEKGVDFITDLPSDPIIINGLEGRLAQVFVNLITNAISFSEEGDAVRVWARKRDNRVLVVVEDTGPGIPEEALSKVFKRFYSQRPEGQFGDHSGLGLAISKQIVEAHGGVIWAENIRPTDADVTSEPLGARFVVGLPF, from the coding sequence ATGAGTACCAAGAAACGGAACACGGAAACGACGGCGGTCGATCTGGGGGAGGACTGGGTCGCGGGCAGTGGCGCTGTCGATGATGGCATTGCCAAGCGACGCGAGAAGCGGAGCCTGATCTCGTTGAACCGCTCGCCTCTGGCGCGCAAGATCATCACCTTCAACCTTTTGGCAATGGTCGTGCTGGTGGCGGGGGTTCTGTATCTGAACCCGTTCCGTGATAGTCTCGTTGTGCAGCGCGAAAATGCGATTGTTGTCGAGGCCGAGCTGATCGCCGATGTATTCGAGGCGAGACTGCCGAAGACTGCGCCGGTCAATCTGGCGGCGGGGGACGGTATCGATGTTGTCGATACGCTCTCAGGGGTCCAGCTTCCGGCGGGGTCTGCGCTGTATGTCTTTGATGCTGCTGGGAATCTTCTGATCAGTTCCGATGACGTGGCCACTGCGCCTGCGGCGGATGTAACGGGGCGGCGCGACGATACTCGCTCGACGCTGATCACCGATGTTCTCGGGCGCGGCTGGGAGCTGGCCTCCTCGCTGATCCATCGCGGGGAGGGTGGCGCGCCGGTCAGCACGCAGGTCATCGCGCAGGATCTCAATGCCGAGCTGAGCCCCGGTGTGACCCGCATGGATACCCGTCGTGATATCAGTGGCGCGACAATTTTCTCTGTGGCAACAGGGATCTATCAGGATAACCGCATTGTGGGGTCGATCGCGCTGACCTCGGCTGCGGGCGAAATCGACCATCTGGTGCGGGTCGAGCGCGAGCAGGTTCTGCAGATGTTCGTGATCGCGATCATCGTGTCGATCGGGTTGTCTCTGGTGCTGGCGTCAACGATTGCCAACCCGATTTCCGATCTTGCCGCCGCCGCCGAGATCGGCAGCGAGCGTCATGCCCGCAAGATGAGCCCGTCGCGCGTGCGCATCCCCGATCTGTCGGCCCGCCCCGATGAGATCGGTCGCCTTTCCGGTGCGTTGCGCGGCATGGTCACGGCACTTTACGACCGTATCGACGCCAATGAACAATTCGCCGCCGATGTCAGCCACGAGATCAAGAACCCGCTTGCCAGCCTGCGCTCTGCCGTGGCGTCGCTGCGCATGGTGAAAAAGGAAGAGCATCGCGAGAAGCTTCTGGATGTGATCGACCATGATGTGCGTCGTCTGGACCGGCTGGTTTCCGATATTTCCAATGCCTCGCGCCTTGATTCCGAATTGGTGAAAGAGGAAGAAGAAGCCTTCGACCTGATTCATACGGTCGATAACCTCGCGCAGTATCTCGGGGCTCAGGCGAAGGAAAAAGGGGTTGATTTCATCACCGACCTGCCGTCGGACCCGATCATTATCAATGGTCTCGAAGGGCGTCTGGCGCAAGTCTTCGTCAACCTGATCACCAATGCGATTTCCTTCAGCGAAGAGGGGGATGCCGTGCGGGTCTGGGCGCGCAAGCGTGACAACCGCGTGCTGGTGGTGGTCGAGGATACGGGGCCGGGCATTCCGGAAGAGGCGCTGTCGAAAGTGTTCAAGCGGTTCTATTCGCAGCGGCCCGAGGGGCAATTCGGCGACCATTCCGGTCTTGGGCTGGCGATCTCGAAGCAGATCGTGGAGGCGCATGGCGGTGTGATCTGGGCCGAGAATATCCGTCCCACCGATGCCGATGTCACCTCCGAGCCTCTGGGCGCGCGCTTCGTTGTCGGCCTGCCGTTCTAA